The genomic segment ATAATCCGTTGTAGACACCGATAACGGATTGACGTGCGGTCTAACTTTATGGCGCAAATTTGGCACCACAACTACAATACTGCCTTGCGTTTCGGTAAACATCACTTTCTGAAAGTTAACTGGTATTAGTTCTTACCATTCGACTGATTCTCGTCCAAATCCGTCAGAAAATTTGCTTTTTGCATTTCCTTCAGAAAATCTGAATGAATCGCCAACTTTTCATCATTATATAAGGTAATACTCAAGCTTGAGCCTGTTGAGTATTCACGCTCTATCCGAATTCCTGAAATATCAAACTGCTGCCATATTCGTTCTGAATCTTGACGATAATAAACCAAGTTTTTTGTAATTGGCAAATTTAATTTCCTACGAAGTGTGTCAGTGATTTCATCTGAAATATCACCAAATAAATCCATTTGCTCAGGCTCTGTCAGCATACTGACAGCTTTAGGTTGTTCAATTTCTTGAAGATATTGATACAATTTTGCTGTCACTAAACAATCGTTTAAAGCGTCATGCGAACGTAAATCATTCATTTCTAAAAAGTCTTTAAAACTTTCCAGAGCATAACTTTTCATCTGTAGAAGTCGCTTGCTCTCAGCTAAAGTATCATAAACGCGAAATGCCTCAACATCAGTAATTGCGCAGTCAATAATTGCTTGATAGAGAAAGCTGATATCAAAAGGAGCGTTGTGTGCTACCAATAGATGACCTTTGATAAAATCTAAAAACTTCGGTAAAACCTGTTCAATCACTGGCTGACTCAACAAATCTGCTGGTCTGATTCCTGTCAGTTGTGTAATCTCTGACGATACATAAGAACGCTGATTTTTAACCAATTGATTGAAGCGGGCTAACTCAACATCATTTTCGTCATATTTTACTGCGCCAATTTGAATAATCTCATTTTTCTGAGCAGAGAAACCCGTCGTTTCAAAGTCAAAAACAACATATTTTTCAGACATTTTTCCCCTTTAATTATTTTTTTCTTTTCACTTTTATGTTAGTGCTTCTTATCGAAAACTCCTATTTTTTGATTGAGCGCAAGCTCCAAAGAAGATAGATTTACGCTGCAACCGTTCAACTTTTCAAGCGACAGCACCGTGATAGGAATCACATAATTTTTGTACACTCTAAAATATCGTCCCTGATAAGTTTTCAAGTTTTTGATTTGAACCGTAAGCACTGAACTTCTTGAACTTACAAGATTGAACATTTGAATATCCTTGTAAAAGACTATAATCTGTTCACTTGAAAATAGTCCTCTTATGTCATAAATCAGCCGT from the Lactococcus allomyrinae genome contains:
- a CDS encoding PolC-type DNA polymerase III, with translation MSEKYVVFDFETTGFSAQKNEIIQIGAVKYDENDVELARFNQLVKNQRSYVSSEITQLTGIRPADLLSQPVIEQVLPKFLDFIKGHLLVAHNAPFDISFLYQAIIDCAITDVEAFRVYDTLAESKRLLQMKSYALESFKDFLEMNDLRSHDALNDCLVTAKLYQYLQEIEQPKAVSMLTEPEQMDLFGDISDEITDTLRRKLNLPITKNLVYYRQDSERIWQQFDISGIRIEREYSTGSSLSITLYNDEKLAIHSDFLKEMQKANFLTDLDENQSNGKN